The following proteins are encoded in a genomic region of Desulfonatronum thiodismutans:
- the prsT gene encoding XrtA/PEP-CTERM system TPR-repeat protein PrsT, whose translation MLRSCVFIFSVLLFFVSACGANTKEELYAEGVAQLEQGNPQGSIVAFRNALEKDQNFFEARFQLAKAYLELNRFELAEQELRKVRLQNPSHPEIALEMGRALLLADKLPEAREEILAYLQNSLDSPEALLVLGEIYGREANYEQAGKTFQQVLVHVPDDPEANIGLAKIALIQGQLEQSRAFLDTALAMVPEHLEALHLLADIQQRQAEVDGLLETFRTITRINPQDVNSLYRMAMIHLDKGDLEKVDEIGRGLREQHPRRAEGFSLQGLSYFREQNFSEAIVALQRANSIQPSLENHFYLGLSLYQTGELESALSAFRTVLDRAPEFVQARLMTALILLQQQRLDPAIDEAQRVIRQVPGNALAYNVLGSAYMARGDHGQGLEALRTATQLNPGLVDSYLKQGIFHLSQGHAEDAEASLDAAIQVAPDQLQIRMLQFANLMRQGEVEKAYDLMQEGLSGDPSDAALYNNMAAIRFSRNNPSEAMELLDKAKQVNAAYLPAYFNSAAYYTSSGQPDKALEEYQAALAQEPANPRALMSAALLSGMLGQEEQALEFFGRARATGTPQAFLASAEHHLRRGEPEQAMTVLDEGIAATTDNLPLKEAKGRILLGLREHDKAIALFQEIREQQEESGLLLLADAFMRKNDPSTAMEQAGELIALRPDAAGGYLLLASIHEVAGNLDQAEAQIQAGLKAEPANAQAALRLGNLHARRGELDKAMQAFQQAEQINPDFAPAIFAQGSVLEVQGKIPEAIEAHRRALGKNQNYAPSLNNLAYLYLKGHGDKAEALNLAGRAFRAESNNPGIMDTLGLALIMNDRASDALPLLERAAAMIPDNPTVRYHLGLAYKNAGEPDKALEEVNKALEYETFPESQEARDLKRDLEQ comes from the coding sequence TTGCTGAGATCATGCGTGTTTATCTTTTCGGTATTGTTGTTTTTCGTTTCCGCCTGCGGTGCCAATACCAAGGAGGAGCTGTACGCCGAAGGCGTTGCGCAACTGGAGCAGGGCAACCCTCAAGGCTCCATCGTGGCCTTTCGCAATGCCCTGGAAAAAGACCAGAACTTTTTCGAGGCCCGCTTTCAATTGGCCAAGGCCTATCTAGAGCTGAACAGGTTCGAACTGGCCGAGCAGGAACTGCGCAAGGTCCGGTTGCAGAACCCCTCCCATCCTGAAATCGCCCTGGAAATGGGCCGTGCCCTGCTCCTCGCCGACAAGCTCCCGGAGGCCCGTGAAGAAATTCTGGCCTATCTGCAAAACAGTCTCGATTCGCCGGAAGCCCTGCTTGTCCTCGGCGAGATATATGGGCGTGAGGCCAACTACGAGCAAGCCGGAAAAACCTTTCAACAGGTGCTGGTCCATGTTCCGGACGATCCAGAGGCCAATATCGGACTGGCCAAAATCGCCCTGATCCAGGGACAACTTGAGCAGTCCCGGGCCTTTCTGGACACCGCTCTGGCCATGGTTCCGGAGCATCTGGAAGCCCTGCACCTGCTTGCCGACATCCAGCAACGCCAAGCTGAAGTGGACGGCCTTTTGGAGACCTTCAGGACCATCACCCGGATCAACCCCCAGGATGTGAACAGCCTTTACCGCATGGCCATGATCCACCTGGACAAAGGCGACCTGGAGAAAGTGGACGAAATCGGTCGGGGCCTCAGAGAACAGCACCCGCGCCGGGCAGAAGGCTTCAGCCTGCAGGGGCTGAGCTATTTCCGGGAGCAGAACTTTTCCGAGGCCATTGTTGCCTTGCAACGGGCCAACAGCATCCAGCCCTCCCTGGAAAACCACTTCTACCTGGGCTTGAGCCTCTACCAGACCGGCGAGTTGGAAAGCGCACTGAGCGCATTCCGTACCGTCCTGGACCGCGCGCCCGAGTTTGTCCAAGCCCGGCTGATGACCGCTCTCATCCTTCTTCAGCAGCAGCGCCTGGACCCGGCCATTGACGAGGCCCAGCGCGTCATCCGTCAGGTCCCGGGCAATGCCCTGGCCTACAACGTCCTCGGGAGCGCGTACATGGCTCGGGGCGATCACGGGCAGGGCCTGGAAGCCTTGCGCACGGCGACGCAGTTGAACCCGGGCCTGGTGGACTCCTATCTCAAGCAGGGCATTTTCCACCTCAGCCAGGGGCATGCCGAGGATGCCGAAGCCAGCCTGGACGCCGCTATCCAGGTGGCGCCGGACCAGCTGCAGATCCGCATGCTGCAGTTCGCCAACCTGATGCGCCAGGGCGAGGTGGAGAAGGCCTACGACCTGATGCAAGAAGGGCTCAGCGGGGATCCGAGCGATGCGGCCCTGTACAACAACATGGCCGCGATCCGATTCTCCCGGAACAACCCATCCGAGGCGATGGAGCTTCTGGACAAAGCCAAGCAGGTCAATGCCGCCTACCTGCCAGCCTACTTCAACTCCGCGGCCTATTACACATCCAGCGGACAGCCGGATAAGGCCCTGGAGGAATATCAGGCGGCCCTGGCCCAGGAGCCCGCCAACCCCAGGGCGCTGATGAGCGCGGCCCTGCTGTCCGGGATGCTCGGCCAGGAAGAACAGGCCCTGGAATTCTTCGGCAGGGCCCGGGCCACCGGGACGCCCCAGGCTTTCCTGGCCTCGGCGGAGCACCACCTGCGGCGGGGAGAGCCGGAACAGGCGATGACCGTGTTGGATGAAGGCATCGCCGCCACCACGGACAACCTTCCCCTCAAGGAGGCCAAGGGCCGCATTCTCCTGGGTCTGCGCGAACACGACAAAGCCATTGCCCTGTTTCAGGAAATCCGGGAGCAGCAGGAAGAGAGCGGTCTCCTGCTTCTGGCCGACGCCTTCATGCGCAAGAACGACCCTTCCACGGCCATGGAACAGGCCGGGGAGTTGATTGCCCTGCGCCCGGACGCCGCCGGGGGCTATCTGCTCCTGGCCTCAATCCACGAGGTGGCGGGGAATCTGGATCAGGCAGAGGCCCAAATCCAGGCCGGCCTCAAGGCCGAACCGGCCAATGCCCAGGCTGCCTTGCGCCTGGGCAATCTGCACGCCCGCAGAGGCGAGCTGGACAAGGCCATGCAGGCGTTCCAGCAGGCCGAGCAGATCAACCCCGACTTTGCGCCGGCCATCTTTGCCCAGGGCTCCGTGCTGGAAGTTCAGGGCAAGATACCCGAAGCCATAGAGGCCCATCGGCGCGCCCTGGGAAAAAACCAGAACTACGCCCCGTCCCTGAACAATCTGGCCTACCTGTACCTCAAGGGCCACGGCGACAAAGCCGAAGCTTTGAACCTGGCAGGCCGGGCCTTCCGGGCGGAGTCCAACAATCCCGGGATCATGGACACCCTGGGCTTGGCCCTGATCATGAACGATCGGGCCTCTGATGCGCTGCCCCTGCTGGAGCGAGCCGCGGCCATGATCCCGGACAACCCCACGGTGCGCTATCACCTGGGCCTGGCCTACAAGAATGCCGGGGAACCGGACAAGGCCCTGGAAGAAGTGAACAAGGCCCTGGAGTACGAAACCTTTCCCGAGAGCCAGGAAGCAAGGGACTTAAAACGTGATTTGGAGCAATAG
- a CDS encoding glycosyltransferase, which translates to MSWVFFLIGVVAVVASSLPVLLARRFLRDIREALGRDPDRGYRPKVCLIVPCKGLDPDFDVNIGAFFDQDYPDLELILVTASRDDPAHEALQKRLHAHPQVRARLLVAGIAPGRGQKINNQLKAVAEVGEDTDVLVFMDSDARPGPGFVRHLVQPLENHQTGLATGFRWYMPVQGGLWSVLRSAWNGGGVVFLTDPQANYAWGGAMAIRKKTFETCKVADRWQTALSDDMTITSAVRSQGLGIRFVPQCLVSTHEDCTFAQMLEWTNRQTIIARVYHPALWWKIALAHCVGNAILVLGVALLVGYALGWAADPLILVAALLMLAIIPMEMLNGLVLLPAVLEMLPEHRRQLVRLFPAYCLLAPPASILALMNTIYSLFTNRITWRGVTYEMRSPTETIVIQEQP; encoded by the coding sequence ATGAGTTGGGTGTTTTTTTTGATTGGGGTTGTTGCCGTGGTTGCTTCGAGCCTGCCGGTTTTGTTGGCAAGGCGGTTTTTGCGGGATATCAGGGAAGCTTTGGGGCGGGATCCGGATCGCGGGTATCGGCCCAAGGTTTGCCTGATTGTACCCTGCAAGGGGTTGGATCCTGACTTCGATGTGAACATTGGGGCTTTTTTTGATCAGGACTATCCGGATCTGGAACTGATCCTGGTTACGGCAAGCCGTGATGATCCAGCTCATGAAGCTCTCCAGAAAAGGCTTCACGCCCACCCCCAGGTCCGGGCCCGGCTCCTGGTCGCTGGCATTGCACCGGGCCGTGGCCAAAAGATCAACAATCAGCTTAAGGCCGTGGCCGAGGTGGGCGAGGATACGGATGTCCTTGTGTTCATGGATTCGGACGCCCGGCCTGGGCCGGGGTTCGTGCGCCACCTTGTCCAGCCCTTGGAAAATCACCAGACCGGTTTGGCCACGGGCTTTCGCTGGTACATGCCGGTCCAGGGCGGCTTGTGGTCCGTTCTGCGGTCGGCCTGGAACGGCGGTGGGGTGGTCTTTCTCACGGACCCCCAAGCCAATTATGCCTGGGGTGGGGCCATGGCCATCCGCAAGAAAACATTCGAAACCTGCAAGGTTGCGGACCGCTGGCAGACCGCCCTGTCCGACGACATGACCATCACCTCGGCGGTGCGGAGCCAGGGGCTGGGCATCCGCTTCGTGCCCCAATGCCTGGTATCCACCCATGAGGACTGCACCTTTGCCCAGATGCTGGAATGGACCAACCGCCAGACCATCATTGCCAGGGTCTACCATCCGGCCCTGTGGTGGAAGATCGCCCTGGCTCACTGCGTGGGCAACGCCATCCTGGTGCTCGGCGTGGCATTGCTCGTGGGCTATGCCCTTGGCTGGGCAGCTGATCCGTTGATCCTGGTTGCTGCTCTGCTGATGCTTGCGATCATCCCCATGGAAATGCTCAACGGCCTGGTCCTGCTCCCCGCGGTTCTGGAGATGCTCCCCGAACACCGTCGGCAGCTGGTACGGCTTTTTCCGGCCTATTGTCTGCTGGCCCCGCCGGCTTCCATTCTGGCTCTGATGAATACCATCTATTCCCTGTTCACCAACCGGATTACCTGGCGGGGGGTGACCTATGAAATGCGATCTCCCACGGAAACCATTGTCATCCAGGAACAGCCATGA
- a CDS encoding PEP-CTERM sorting domain-containing protein produces MKRLLTLFLAAMFLSGMLMVGNAHALSLSLGPVKFVLDGESYFTETANGELKGLLQANSIIQPVNQFKYVYGQGGVYYNVVFEALTPIEGFDPELAGSIGYFTGGSVKIYENNTGPLNTHFDNDIAAGPSAATFANNIIANGTLMLDLSFAPGFFPEFSGFPGTYQSQVAEKAVSDSDLTGLKIANLGYLTINSVGAAWEGIFDKDIYVSASNATADVLLQGNAKYTGTENGWDTFENTSFDVQAGIVPEPGTMLLLGAGLLGLAGYARVRRKNKA; encoded by the coding sequence ATGAAAAGGTTATTGACCCTGTTTCTGGCGGCAATGTTTCTCAGCGGGATGCTGATGGTGGGGAATGCTCATGCGCTTTCACTTTCACTAGGGCCTGTGAAATTTGTTCTCGATGGAGAGTCCTATTTTACAGAAACAGCAAATGGTGAGTTGAAGGGGTTATTGCAAGCAAATTCTATAATTCAACCAGTAAACCAATTTAAATATGTCTATGGTCAAGGTGGTGTTTATTATAATGTTGTTTTTGAAGCTCTCACTCCAATAGAAGGCTTTGATCCTGAATTAGCCGGTAGTATTGGCTACTTTACTGGTGGTAGCGTTAAAATTTATGAAAACAATACTGGACCTTTAAACACACATTTTGATAATGATATCGCTGCTGGGCCATCTGCAGCAACTTTTGCTAATAATATTATAGCAAATGGTACTCTCATGTTAGACTTGTCATTCGCTCCTGGTTTTTTCCCTGAGTTTTCGGGTTTTCCTGGAACATATCAATCACAAGTCGCAGAAAAAGCTGTTTCAGACTCAGACTTAACTGGATTGAAAATTGCTAATCTTGGTTACCTTACTATAAATTCTGTAGGTGCAGCTTGGGAAGGTATTTTTGATAAAGATATTTATGTTTCTGCTAGTAATGCAACAGCAGATGTATTGTTGCAGGGTAATGCAAAATATACAGGAACTGAAAATGGTTGGGATACTTTTGAAAATACCAGTTTTGATGTGCAAGCAGGTATTGTGCCCGAGCCCGGAACTATGCTTCTGCTTGGTGCTGGACTCCTGGGTCTGGCAGGGTACGCCAGGGTGCGACGAAAAAACAAGGCCTAA
- a CDS encoding CAAX prenyl protease-related protein, whose amino-acid sequence MDDKAWPRILPFALFMAVIGLEEGLRFLDSRQWISLQESTLLLLYPLKPLAALVALFLLRRAYTELRWADLARPGPTLAAISLGLGVFVLWINMDWSFGALSEPPGFDPGVFADERLRLAMILVRIFSAVVIVAIMEEIFWRSFLLRYIINPAFAKVPLGAFTWPSFLICAVLFGLAHHFILAGIMAGMAYSLLLYRTKSLAQCILAHAVTNLALAVYVLRTGHWHFW is encoded by the coding sequence ATGGACGACAAAGCCTGGCCGCGTATTCTGCCTTTTGCCCTGTTCATGGCCGTGATCGGCCTTGAAGAAGGGCTGCGTTTTTTGGATTCCAGACAGTGGATCAGCCTCCAGGAATCCACGCTGCTCCTGCTCTACCCACTCAAGCCCCTGGCCGCGCTGGTCGCCTTGTTCCTCCTGCGCAGGGCCTACACGGAACTGCGTTGGGCAGACCTGGCCCGGCCCGGCCCGACCCTGGCCGCCATCTCCCTGGGCCTGGGCGTCTTCGTGCTCTGGATCAACATGGACTGGTCCTTTGGTGCCCTGAGCGAACCGCCCGGATTTGATCCCGGCGTCTTTGCCGATGAGCGCCTCCGGCTGGCCATGATCCTGGTCCGGATTTTCAGTGCCGTGGTGATCGTCGCGATCATGGAAGAAATCTTCTGGCGCTCCTTTCTGCTCCGCTACATCATCAACCCGGCGTTTGCCAAAGTCCCCCTGGGCGCATTCACCTGGCCCTCCTTTCTGATCTGCGCCGTGCTCTTCGGCCTGGCCCACCATTTCATCCTGGCCGGGATCATGGCCGGCATGGCCTACTCCCTCCTCCTTTACCGAACCAAAAGCCTGGCCCAATGCATCCTGGCTCATGCCGTGACCAACCTGGCTCTGGCCGTTTATGTCCTGCGGACCGGGCACTGGCATTTCTGGTGA
- a CDS encoding acyltransferase → MLLNTDRQSLVWKLMGYVYVTHLWPLINANLVPVNLRGPAFSLLGAKIGKSVMVGGKILDPSLVEIGDYSMLGEDCLLTSHAVEGDRVDLGMIVVGRNVTVGVKAVVLPDVHIGDNAIVAAGAVVKKGSRIGAGEIWGGVPARRIGEVGRGEGVRERGRDEEM, encoded by the coding sequence TTGCTCCTGAACACGGACCGCCAGTCTCTTGTCTGGAAACTGATGGGCTATGTCTACGTGACCCATCTCTGGCCCCTGATCAATGCCAACCTTGTCCCGGTAAACCTGCGCGGCCCAGCTTTCAGTCTCCTGGGCGCGAAGATCGGCAAAAGCGTGATGGTCGGTGGCAAGATCCTGGATCCCTCCCTGGTGGAGATCGGCGACTACAGCATGCTCGGCGAGGATTGCCTGCTCACGTCCCATGCCGTGGAAGGCGATCGGGTGGATTTGGGGATGATCGTGGTCGGCAGGAATGTCACTGTGGGCGTGAAGGCGGTGGTGTTGCCGGATGTGCACATCGGGGACAACGCCATTGTTGCGGCCGGGGCGGTGGTCAAGAAAGGTTCGAGGATTGGGGCGGGGGAAATCTGGGGGGGGGTGCCGGCGAGGAGGATTGGGGAGGTTGGAAGGGGGGAAGGAGTGAGGGAGAGAGGGAGGGATGAAGAGATGTGA